The genomic segment GACAAATTCTCTGCCAAGGGCTTGGGAGGGGATTTTGGAATACTTTGCAACACCCCAATTAAGGATTTAAAGCTTGGTTTTGTCCTTCAAAACATAGGAGGAAAAATAAAGTTTGTTGAGAAGGAAGATAAACAACCTTTTAATATTAAGGCAGGAGTGGGCTATAAAATAAATAGGGCAAACCTTGCTTTGGATATAAATAAACCAGCTGATAGCGGTCTAGGGATAAATCTGGGTGGAGAGTTTTGGCTAATCAACAATCTATGCCTTAGGGCAGGATATGCCTCAGGTGCAGATGATGGCTCAGGAATAAGTGGAGGGCTAGGGATAGGATTTAAAGAGATTAAGCTTGATTATGCCTATATTCCCCGTAAGCTCCTTCAAGATAGCCATTATCTTTCATTAAAGATTGGCTTTGGTAAAGAAAAAAGGGAAAAACCCAGGGTTAAGAAAGTAGAAACTAAAGCAAAAGGGATTCCTAAAACAGAGGAAGCTCCTAAATTACCCCCTTCTGAAAGCCGTTTATCCAAGCTTATCCTCTATTCAAATCCATCCGGTGCAAAGGTTTATCTGGACAATACATTCAAAGGAACAACACCCATTATCCTCGATGAGCTAGCCTTACAAAAGCCATACAAGATAAGGGTATCAATGGATGGCTTAAAGGATTGAGAAAAAGAATTTATTCCCAAAGAAAGGATA from the bacterium genome contains:
- a CDS encoding PorV/PorQ family protein, coding for MKLLLVIGLIAFSGYGIDENAGVSGAQFLNNIGVSARASGMAGAYCALSDDVDSICYNPAGLGKIEKKGIGFMHSRYLNEVNYEYLAGVMPLGNQGIGIALSLLNSSRIKRTTISNPTGDGSYFDACDYSLTGSYGKNITNSLSCGFNLRYIAQRIDKFSAKGLGGDFGILCNTPIKDLKLGFVLQNIGGKIKFVEKEDKQPFNIKAGVGYKINRANLALDINKPADSGLGINLGGEFWLINNLCLRAGYASGADDGSGISGGLGIGFKEIKLDYAYIPRKLLQDSHYLSLKIGFGKEKREKPRVKKVETKAKGIPKTEEAPKLPPSESRLSKLILYSNPSGAKVYLDNTFKGTTPIILDELALQKPYKIRVSMDGLKD